Genomic segment of Truepera radiovictrix DSM 17093:
GAGCTCGCTCGGCGCCAACCGGACCCGGCGCGCGCCGTGATCGGCCTTAAAAATCACGGTCTGACCATTACCGGGCTCAGCTTGGATGATATCTTCGAGCGCATCTCGGGCCGCTTGCTCCCCCAAGTCCCGATGACGTAGCGGTCGGCGCGTGTCCTCTAGCCTCTCAGCACGCACCGTTTTAATCACTGGCGCCTCGAGCGGCATCGGCCTCGAGGCCGCTCGCCTCTTTGCCCAGAGCGGGGCAGCGCTCTTTCTCGTCGGCCGCGACCCCGCGCGCCTTCAGCGCGTCGCTACGGAGACGGGTGCGCAGGCGATACGCGCTGATCTCACCCAAGCCGAGGAGCTTAGACGCGTTGCCGACACCGTCGCGCAGCGCTCGGGGCGGCTCGACGTCCTCGTCAACTGCGCCGGTCGGCTCGAGGTCGGCCCGACGCGTGAGCTGGGCGCGGCGACCGCCGAGGCGCTCATGCGGGTCAACTTCTTCGCGCCAGTCGCTCTTACCGACGCGTGTTTGCCGCTCCTGCGCGCGGGGGTGCGGGCGTCGGTCGTCAACGTCGCCTCGATCGCCGGTCGCGTCTCGCCGCCCTTTATGGCGGCCTACGCCGCCAGCAAACACGCGCTGGTGGCCTACACGCGCACGTTGCGCCAGGAGCTGCGCTCTGAAGGGATCCACGTTGGCCTCGTGCTACCGGCACCGGTGGCGACGCCGATGTTGCAAGCGTCTTTCGGCGGCCCCTACTACCCGCGCCCGCCGGGGCTCCCCGTGGTGACGGCGACGGAGGCGGCGCAGGCGATCTTGGCGTGCGCCGAAAGACGCTACGCCGAGCGCACCGTGCCGCGGTGGCTAGGTGGCGTCATCGGGTTGCAAGCGGCGTTTCCCGGCCTCACCGAGCTGCTCTACCGCGCGATGGGGGTACCTGGACGCGGCTAGAACCCGCATGCCCTACTAACCCGCACGCAACGGCTAGCGTTGGTGCTGGCAGCCACAAGCCACGAGCTACAGGCCACGAGCCCCTCTGCGCTACACCAAGCCTATCGGCCACCGGGCGTTGAAGTGCAGACATAACCGTTGCAGTTTCTATGCGCCGGGTGGGGGAGCTCAGCCGGTCGACCTCACTGCCGGTCAGTTGGCCGCTGCCAAAAGGCGATGCGGCCTTGCGCATAGCGCTGGGCTGGCGCGAGCTTTTTCGTGTCGACGCCGTCGACGAGGGGCTGCACTACCGGCAGCCTTTAGCGAGGTAGAAGCCAACGCCCCTAAGTGACCTGACTAGCGCAGACACCCCCGACTTAGACCGTACCCGAACTGGGCGCGGCAGCAGCTCTGGCGCTGCGTAGGCGGCGACGCGTGGGGCGTGGGGCTTCGTCAACCAAGATTACATGCTGGGGGGACGTTCGCGCCGCGCCCGAGCGCTCCGGCTAAGGGGCGTTTGGGTTATCGTAGAGGGATGAAGCTAGGGTCTGTCTGACAGAAGGGCTGACTGATGTTTTAGGGTAAAGGCATGGCACGGACGGACTTAAGCGAGAAACAGTGGCGAGCGTTAAAAGCGCATTTACCTGCGAATCCCCAACGCGGCCACGCCTACGTTGACCATCGCCGAGTTATCAACGGCATTTTGTGGCGGCTCAAGACTGGAGCACCTTGGCGAGATGTTCCTGAGCGCTACGGAGCCTGGCAAACCTGCTGGGACCGGTTCACGAGGTGGGAACGTAGCGGTGACTGGCAGCGCATCCTACAAGCCCTTCAAGCGCATGCCGACGCCACAGGCGATATTGACTGGGACGGAGCGGCCTTGGACAGCAGTCACATCAAAGCCCACCGGAGCGCTGCAGGTGCGAGAAAGCGGCCCGCCGAGGGCGAAAAAAGGGGGGCTTGACAGATGAGTGGTTAGGCCACTCGCGTGGCGGGCATACCAGCAAAGTTCATGTCTGTGCTGATGGGAAGGTTCGCCCCCTGTCCCTTGTCGTGACCGCCGGGCAACGCAACGATGCCGCTTGGTTGGAGCGGGTGCTCGACGAGATACACGTACCACGTTTAGGTAGAGGGCGACCCCGAAAGCGCCCCTCACAGCTCCGCTTGGACCGGGCTTACAGCTTTAAGAAGCAGCGCCAAGGGTTGAGGCGACGGAACATTCGCTGTATCAGCCCTGAGCGAGAAGACGCCAAAAAGCACCGGCTCGCCAAGGGCTCCAAAGGTGGGCGTCCACCTGCTTTTGATACCAAGGCGTACAAGGGGCGCAACGTCATTGAGCGCTGCATCAACCGACTTAAAGACTTTCGTGCTGTAGCAACCCGCTATGACAAGCGGGGTCGGAACTACCTCGCGGGCGTGCTTGTCGCCTCCATTATCCTCTGGCTCTAATCAGTCAGACAGACCCTAGCACTCTTTGTCGACGACGAGGTCTTGGGTGAGCTGCGCGACATGAAACGCGTCGGCGACGGTGACTACGAGCTCTCCCTCACGTGGCCCCATCGGCGCGTCGCCATCCCCAACGGACCGGTTGCCGAGGCGAGCCTTCGGCCCGTCGATAACCCGCAGACCGTAGAGCTCCGCTTTGAAAACCCCGTGGTGCGCCTTGAAGAGATGCGGGCCGTCTACCCGAGCCCCAACATCCGCGTACACCTCCACGCCACGACCCCTCACGAGAGCGCGGCGCTAGAGGAGCTCATCGCTAGGTACGGCGAACACCCATCGCCGCAACCGTAGCGGTTGCACTGTACTATCGACCAACAGCACCGTGCGGGCGGCCCCGGCGCCCCGAACGTCTGCGCGCCCCGCAGCTAGGCGCTTCGCGGGCGCAACCTCGCCCCGAGCGCGCATCCTTGCACCGCAAGGACGCGCCCCTTTTGAGTAAGATATAAAGAGAGCGGTGCCCGCGCGCCGGGCCGGAAACGATGTTGAGGGCAGCGTCGCGCAGGGGTGTTTGGCGTAGTGCCCTCCATCTTGGCTCCCTCTGACCTCGTCTCTCCGTACCGACCGCCGAAGTAGCGCCGGCCGCCGCCTCGCGCGGGCGTCCCAACCGGTGCTGCGCGCAGCGGGTGTGCGGCGGCGGGC
This window contains:
- a CDS encoding IS5 family transposase (programmed frameshift), which gives rise to MARTDLSEKQWRALKAHLPANPQRGHAYVDHRRVINGILWRLKTGAPWRDVPERYGAWQTCWDRFTRWERSGDWQRILQALQAHADATGDIDWDGAALDSSHIKAHRSAAGARKRPAEGRKKGGLTDEWLGHSRGGHTSKVHVCADGKVRPLSLVVTAGQRNDAAWLERVLDEIHVPRLGRGRPRKRPSQLRLDRAYSFKKQRQGLRRRNIRCISPEREDAKKHRLAKGSKGGRPPAFDTKAYKGRNVIERCINRLKDFRAVATRYDKRGRNYLAGVLVASIILWL
- a CDS encoding SDR family NAD(P)-dependent oxidoreductase, with amino-acid sequence MSSSLSARTVLITGASSGIGLEAARLFAQSGAALFLVGRDPARLQRVATETGAQAIRADLTQAEELRRVADTVAQRSGRLDVLVNCAGRLEVGPTRELGAATAEALMRVNFFAPVALTDACLPLLRAGVRASVVNVASIAGRVSPPFMAAYAASKHALVAYTRTLRQELRSEGIHVGLVLPAPVATPMLQASFGGPYYPRPPGLPVVTATEAAQAILACAERRYAERTVPRWLGGVIGLQAAFPGLTELLYRAMGVPGRG